A segment of the Nocardioides plantarum genome:
GCCTTGGCGTCCGCGGGCAGGTCGACGGTGCCGTCGTAGGACATCTCGACCCGGATGGAGCGCCCCTCGGGGGTGACCTCGGTGACCTTGCCGACGGTGACGCCGAGGACCTTGACGTCGCTGCCCTCGTAGATGCTGACGGCGCGGTCGAAGTGGGCCGTCACCGTCTTGTCCTCTACGGCGTTGCTGCGGTCGACGAGCAGGAATCCGACGGCGACGAGCACGACGATCAGCAGGATCGCCGTACGGGTGGTGAGCAGACCCCTCATCGCAGCACCTCGGGGACGCCGGGGACGAACTCGCCGGTCGGGATCGCGAGGAGGTTGACGGCGTAGGCGTCGAACCAGGGGCCCGTGCCGATGATGTTGCCGAGGATCGAGACGTAGGGGCCGAGGGCGGCCAGGGTCGCCTTCAGCTCCTTCTCGCGGCTGATCAAGGTGTCGAGGAGGTCGTCGACCTCGCGCAGGGCCGGGGCGATCTGCGCCTGGTTGTCGGTGACGACGCCGCGCAGCTCGCGCGCCAGCGCACGGGCGTTGACCAGCAGCCGGTGGATGGCGTCCTTGCGCTTCTTCAGCTCGTCGAAGACCTTGTCGGCGCTGCCCATGAGCTCGACCAGCTCGTCGCTACGGTCGGCCAGCACCTTCGAGACGTTCTTGGAGCTGGCGAACAGGGCCTGCAGCTGCTCGTCGCGCGAGGCGACCGTCTGCGACAGCCGGGAGATGCCCCGGAAGCTCTCGGCGATCTCGGGGGCGGCCGAGTCGACGGTGTCGCTGAGCACGTCGAAGGCATCCTTCAGAGCGTCTTTGTCGATGCCCTCGGTCGTCTGCGTCAGGTCGCCGAAGACGTCGATGATGTCGTAGGCCGTGGTGGTGCGGGGGCGGCCGTCGGGGAACGTCGTCGGGATCGGCTCGTCCTGCGCGAGGTCGCCGCCGCCGGCCGGGGTGAGCCGGAGGTACTTCTCGCCCAGCAGGTTGAGCACCTCGACCGACGCGGTGGTGTCCTCGCCCAGCTCGATGCCCTGGTCGATGGTGAAGGTCACCAGCACCTGGGAGTCCTTCAGCTCGACGCCGGAGACGCGGCCCGAGCGGATGCCGCCGACCTGGACGCTGCTCCCCTTGCGGATGCCGCCGGCCTCGGTGAACCACGCCTGGTAGGTCTCGCCGCGAAAGCCCGGGAACTTCGAGAGGTTGAAGGCGGCGGCCATGACCAGCAGCATCAGCACGAGCGTGATCGAGCCGTAGCGCATCACGCGGCGCTCGTCCTTGCGGCTCATCGATTGCACCGGGGAGCCGTGGAGCGGAAGTCGATGCTGTTGAGCTGCTTGTTGAGGTCCTTGATGATCGGGAGCCCGCTGACGACCGGGAGGGTGATCTTCCCGGCGAAGCCGCAGATGTAGTAGTTGTACCAAGATCCGTAGGTGCCGGTCCGGGTCTGGTCGGTCATCGACTCGGGCAGCCGGTCGAAGATCTCGACGACGAGCTTCTTGTTCTCGGGCTTGTTGAGCAACTTGGCCAGGGTGCGCAGCTCGGCGATGTCGTCCTTGAGCAGCGGGCGGCCCTGCTCGAGCAGGTCGGCGACGACGGCGGTGAGGTCGGAGATGCTGCTCAGCGAGCTGCCGATCGTCTCGCGGTCGGCGGCGAGGTCGCCCATCCAGTCGCGCAGCTCGACCACAAGGCGCTCGAGCTGGACGTGGCGGGAGTCGACCGTCTCGAGGGTGGTGCCCAGGTTGTCGACGACCTCGCCGATGAGCTGGTCGCGGTCGGCCAGGGTGTTGGTGAGCGACGCGGTGTTGTCGAGCAGGGAGGCGACGGTGCCGCCCTCGCCCTGCAACACCTGGACGATGTTCATGGTGAGCTCGTTGACGTCCTGGGGCGCCAGGGCCGAGAACAGCGGCTTGAAGCCGTTGAAGAGGGCGGTCAGGTCGAGCGCGGGCTCGGTCTGCCTCATCGGGATGACGTCGTCCTCGCCGAGGTCGGCGGCGCCCTTGTCGATGCCCTCCTCGAGCGCGAGGTAGCGGTCGCCCACCAGGTTGAGGAAGCGGATCTCGGCGCGCGAGGCCGTGGTCAACGGCAGGTCGGCCTGGACCCGGAAGGTCACCAGGGCGTTGGCGTTCTCCTTGCCGGCGTGCTCGACGGAGGTGACCTCCCCGACGCTGACACCGGCGACCCGGACGTCGTCGCCCTTCTCCAGGGAGCTGGCGTTGGCGAACTCGGCCCGGTAGGTCCGGCCGTCACCGAACCCGATGTTGCCCATGATCACGGCCAGCAGCCCGGTGACCAGGATCGAGACCACCGTGAACACCGCCAGCTTGAGGCCGGCCGACAGGGTCGTGCGGTTGCGGTTGGAGGCGCCGGCCACTAGGACGCACCCCCCGTGCCGCCGCGGACGACGGGACCGTAGAGCAGCGCGCCGAGCGAGCCGTAGGAGTCGGCCGGGCGGCCGGTGCGGTCGGCGAGCAGCGCGTTGAGGACCTGCTGGTCGCCGGCAGTGCCGGCGTACCCGCTCGACATCCCGATGCCGAAGCCGCCCTGGCGGGTCCAGCCGGGTGCGGTGCGGGGACGCGGCAGCCCTGGCAGTCCCGGCAGGTCGCTGGTCGGCGGATCGTCGTCGATGTCGGTGCCGTCCTTGAATGCGTTCGGCCCGATCGGCACCGGTGGGTAGGGCAGCCCCGAGCACCAGGGCCCGTGGCCGATCTCGCCGTACTCGGGCAGGTCCTTCTGCGTGTAGGCGCCGTACTGGGCCGAGCCGAGCTCGAGGTACTGCTTGACCTGGTTGCCCTCGAAGGTCTTGGCCAGGATGGGTGCGTAGCGCGCGGCCCCCTTGAGCAGGCACGGCAGCTCGGGCGAGTACGTCGCCAGCAGCTTGAGCACGGGCGCACCGACCTTGCCGACCTCGATCAGGTTGGCCTCGTTGTCGCGCAGCAGCGTGCGGCTGGTGTCGGCCAGCCCGGTGAGGTCGGTGAAGAAGACGTCGAGCGACTGGCGCTTCTCGACCACGGTGCGGCCGGTGACGGTGAGGTTGCCGAGCACCCGGAGCAGGTCGGGCGCGGCGTCGTCGTAGGTGTCGGCCACGTCGGCGATCAGCCCGAGGTCCTCGCGCAACGTCGGCAGGGAGCCCTCGATGCCGTCGATGTAGCGGTTGAGGTCGTCGAGGGTCTCGCCCAGCTGGTCGCCGCGACCCTCGAGCGCGGTCTCGAGGGCGTTGAGCGTCAGGTTGAGGTCGGCGGGTCGCACGGCCCTCAGCAGCGGGAACAGGTTGGCCAGGATGCGGCTGAGCTCGACGTTGGTCTCGACCCGCGACGACGGGATCACGGCGTCGGGCGCCAGCGGGGTGCGCGACGGCTTCGCGGGCTCGACGAAGGAGACGAACTTCTGGCCGAACAACGTCGTGGGCAGGATCTGGACGGTGACGTTGGCGGGGATCTCGCGGGCTGCCGCCGGGTCGAGGGCGACCTCGATCTCGGCCTCGCCGTCCTTCTCGGACACCTGCCGGACCTGGCCGATCAGCACGCCGTGGCGGCGTACGTCGCCGAACTTGGCGAGCTGCAGGCCGGCCCGGTCGGCCCGGATGGTGATGGTGGTGACGGTGGCGAACTTCTTGTCGTAGATCGCGATCGACAGGGCGACCAGCAGGGCCATCGCGGTGAGGAAGACGACGCCCGCGACGAGCAGGCGCAGGTGCTCACGCCTGGTGTCGTGGTGGACGTTGACGAGCAGCGGCATCTGTCGACTCCCCCGCTACCCGGTGATCCGCACGGTCGTCGTCGAGCCCCAGATGGCGAAGCTGAGGAAGAAGTCGGCGACGACGGTGAAGACGATGCTGGTGCGGATGGCGCGACCGACGGCCTGGCCGACGCCGGCGGGGCCGCCGGAGGCCGTGTAGCCGTAGTAGCAGTGGATGAGGATGATCGCCGCGGCCAGGAAGAGCAGCTTGCCGAAGGACCACAGGATGTCGATGGGGGGCAGGAACTGCAGGAAGTAGTGGTCGTAGGTGCCGCTCGACTGGCCGTAGATGTAGACGACGATGAGCCGCGGCGAGAGGTACGACGCGCTCAGCGCCACGATGTAGAGCGGGATGACCGCGACGAAGGCGGCGATCATCCGGGTCGTGACCAGGAACGGCAGGGACGGGATGCCCATCACCTCGAGCGCGTCGATCTCCTCGGAGATGCGCATCGCCCCGAGCCGCGCGGTGTAGCCGCAGCCGACCGTCGCGGCCAGGGCGATGGACGAGATCAGCGGCGCGACCTCGCGGGTGTTGAAGTAGGCGGAGATGAACGCGCTGAACTTGGCCACGCCGATCTGGCTCAGCGAGGCGTAGCCCTGGATGCCGACCTCGGTGCCGGCGAAGAAGGCGAGGAACGCGATGACGCCGACGCTGCCGGCGATGAGGGCCAGGGCCCCCGACCCGAACGTCACCTCGGCCAGGGTCGCGGTGATCTCGCGCGGGTAGCGGCGGAT
Coding sequences within it:
- a CDS encoding MCE family protein, translating into MAGASNRNRTTLSAGLKLAVFTVVSILVTGLLAVIMGNIGFGDGRTYRAEFANASSLEKGDDVRVAGVSVGEVTSVEHAGKENANALVTFRVQADLPLTTASRAEIRFLNLVGDRYLALEEGIDKGAADLGEDDVIPMRQTEPALDLTALFNGFKPLFSALAPQDVNELTMNIVQVLQGEGGTVASLLDNTASLTNTLADRDQLIGEVVDNLGTTLETVDSRHVQLERLVVELRDWMGDLAADRETIGSSLSSISDLTAVVADLLEQGRPLLKDDIAELRTLAKLLNKPENKKLVVEIFDRLPESMTDQTRTGTYGSWYNYYICGFAGKITLPVVSGLPIIKDLNKQLNSIDFRSTAPRCNR
- a CDS encoding MlaE family ABC transporter permease, whose protein sequence is MTTLGSFASTVVRAPRRSIEGYGDQLLFYVRALIWVPRAIRRYPREITATLAEVTFGSGALALIAGSVGVIAFLAFFAGTEVGIQGYASLSQIGVAKFSAFISAYFNTREVAPLISSIALAATVGCGYTARLGAMRISEEIDALEVMGIPSLPFLVTTRMIAAFVAVIPLYIVALSASYLSPRLIVVYIYGQSSGTYDHYFLQFLPPIDILWSFGKLLFLAAAIILIHCYYGYTASGGPAGVGQAVGRAIRTSIVFTVVADFFLSFAIWGSTTTVRITG
- a CDS encoding MCE family protein, which codes for MPLLVNVHHDTRREHLRLLVAGVVFLTAMALLVALSIAIYDKKFATVTTITIRADRAGLQLAKFGDVRRHGVLIGQVRQVSEKDGEAEIEVALDPAAAREIPANVTVQILPTTLFGQKFVSFVEPAKPSRTPLAPDAVIPSSRVETNVELSRILANLFPLLRAVRPADLNLTLNALETALEGRGDQLGETLDDLNRYIDGIEGSLPTLREDLGLIADVADTYDDAAPDLLRVLGNLTVTGRTVVEKRQSLDVFFTDLTGLADTSRTLLRDNEANLIEVGKVGAPVLKLLATYSPELPCLLKGAARYAPILAKTFEGNQVKQYLELGSAQYGAYTQKDLPEYGEIGHGPWCSGLPYPPVPIGPNAFKDGTDIDDDPPTSDLPGLPGLPRPRTAPGWTRQGGFGIGMSSGYAGTAGDQQVLNALLADRTGRPADSYGSLGALLYGPVVRGGTGGAS
- a CDS encoding MCE family protein produces the protein MSRKDERRVMRYGSITLVLMLLVMAAAFNLSKFPGFRGETYQAWFTEAGGIRKGSSVQVGGIRSGRVSGVELKDSQVLVTFTIDQGIELGEDTTASVEVLNLLGEKYLRLTPAGGGDLAQDEPIPTTFPDGRPRTTTAYDIIDVFGDLTQTTEGIDKDALKDAFDVLSDTVDSAAPEIAESFRGISRLSQTVASRDEQLQALFASSKNVSKVLADRSDELVELMGSADKVFDELKKRKDAIHRLLVNARALARELRGVVTDNQAQIAPALREVDDLLDTLISREKELKATLAALGPYVSILGNIIGTGPWFDAYAVNLLAIPTGEFVPGVPEVLR